The Streptomyces sp. R28 region GGGTCTGGTTCTTCAGGAACAGGCGGTGCAGCCGGCCCCAGCTCCAGGTGTCGATGTCCTTGCCGAGCTTGGCGGTCAGCTCCCAGCGGGCGTCGATCATGGCGCGCTTGAACAGCTCGTCGCGGTTGGCGGCCGCCGGGCGGGTGCCCGACCTCGGCGTGCTCCACCAGTCGCTGTCCTCGTCGTTCATGAGGCTGCGCACCACCTCGAACCAGCGGTCGCCGCCGTCCGGCTGCGCCTGGTCGGCCTCGCGCTCACCGCACTCGCGCACCTTCTGCGTCTCGTCCGCGGGGCCGGTGGTGTTCACGGGGTCGACCCACAGGCACTGGCCCTCGACCCGCAGCTCCTTGGGCAGCTTGTTGCCGAAGGCGAGCTTGAGGATGTTGCGCCAGACCGAGTTGAAGTAGGCGGCCGCCGCCGAGTCGGCGTCCTGGGTGTAGTCCCAGCCCTCCAGGAGCTCCTGCGCCTGACGGACGTCCTTGTCCTCGATGTCGATCTTCAGCAGCTTGGGCACGAGCAGCTTGGCGATCTCACTGCTGTTGTCCAGCTGCATCTGGCGCATGTCGTCGGTGGAGATCTTGCCGCCGTCGTCGATCTTCGACTGGATCAGGTCGGTGATGCGCTGGCTGCGGGCGCCGTAACCCCAGTCCGTGGTGAGCGTGTAGGGGTACTTGGCCTTGTCGACCACGGCCTGGTTGGCGGTGACGATGTAGCCGCGGGTCGGGTTGTACTCGTACGGCAGCTCGTCCTGGTCGATGTAGCCGGTCCAGCGGGACTTGGCGTCCCAGCCGGGCGCCGGGACGGAGCCGTCGTAGCCCTGCGCGCGCGTGGGGATCTTGCCGGGCAGCGTGTAGCCGATGTTGTCCTTGGTGTCGGCGTAGATCAGGTTCTGCGAGGGCACGTCGAACAGGGTGGCCGCGGCCCGGAAGTCGCTCCAGTTCGCCGCCCTGTCCATGGCGAAGACGGCGTCCATGGAGGTGCCCGGGCTCAGTGCGGTCCAGCGCAGCGCGATGCCGTAGCCGTCGCCGCGGTCGGGGGCGGCGGTGTCGACGGCGGCCTTCCTGCCGACCTTCACGAGCTCGCTGCTGCGGTCGGACAACAGGGGCCCGTTGTTGGTCTCACGGACGACGATCTTCTTGGGCGTGCCGCCGGCGACCTCGATGGTCTCCTCGCGCGCGGTGAAGGGGACCGTCTTGCCGTCGTACAGGTAGCCGTCGCCGGAGAGCTTCTCCAGGTAGAGGTCGGTGACGTCGACGCCGGAGTTTGTCATGCCCCAGGCGATGTTCTGGTTGTGGCCGATGACCACGCCGGGCATGCCCGCGAAGGTGTAGCCGGTGACGTCGTACTGGCACTTGCTGGAGATCGCGCGGCAGTGCAGGCCCATCTGGTACCAGACGGACGGCAGCGACGCCGACAGGTGCGGGTCGTTGGCCAGCAGCGGCTTGCCGGTGATCGTGTACTTGCCGCG contains the following coding sequences:
- a CDS encoding penicillin acylase family protein; this translates as MPPNTTASTGQQPGKSGRKKGRRARLLLLVLVLALVGGVTGGAYWSISTVRASFPQTKGSLTLAGLSGPVDVKRDDYGIPQVYASSDEDLFMAQGYVQAQDRFYEMDVRRHMTSGRLSEMFGKSQVDNDEFLRTLGWDRIAQQEYDKTLSASTKKYLQAYAKGVNAYLDGKDNKDISLEYAALGFTNDYKPQKWTPVDSISWLKAMAWDLRGNMQDEIDRALMTSRLGPKEIADLYPQYPYGRNKTIVQAGRYDEVTKTFQQNGGTSSAGSSAGGSTSGTASASAGLQSQLSGLQNVLDDLPTAVGVNGNGIGSNSWVVRGKYTITGKPLLANDPHLSASLPSVWYQMGLHCRAISSKCQYDVTGYTFAGMPGVVIGHNQNIAWGMTNSGVDVTDLYLEKLSGDGYLYDGKTVPFTAREETIEVAGGTPKKIVVRETNNGPLLSDRSSELVKVGRKAAVDTAAPDRGDGYGIALRWTALSPGTSMDAVFAMDRAANWSDFRAAATLFDVPSQNLIYADTKDNIGYTLPGKIPTRAQGYDGSVPAPGWDAKSRWTGYIDQDELPYEYNPTRGYIVTANQAVVDKAKYPYTLTTDWGYGARSQRITDLIQSKIDDGGKISTDDMRQMQLDNSSEIAKLLVPKLLKIDIEDKDVRQAQELLEGWDYTQDADSAAAAYFNSVWRNILKLAFGNKLPKELRVEGQCLWVDPVNTTGPADETQKVRECGEREADQAQPDGGDRWFEVVRSLMNDEDSDWWSTPRSGTRPAAANRDELFKRAMIDARWELTAKLGKDIDTWSWGRLHRLFLKNQTLGTEGPGFLQYILNRGPWKLSGGEATVNASGWNAAGGYGVVWVPSMRMVVNLGDLDKSKWINLTGASGHAYSAHYTDQTDKWADGELLDWSFSDDAVDESTSDHLVLKP